One Anastrepha obliqua isolate idAnaObli1 chromosome 6, idAnaObli1_1.0, whole genome shotgun sequence DNA window includes the following coding sequences:
- the LOC129250809 gene encoding uncharacterized protein LOC129250809, translated as MNTQKNEQNKKFVPRCDTIPSSEEDTLLASSQDTAESAKSKGSTSHSTPLLSKQQQQQKVLPQTSKKAADGTQRESQAARKHKSEGALMKSRYTKARFILSKIAKNELAGATDERDAADKLKYQQVVKEYEDFLSNKPKEDNKKKGDAMKRNRSQDVIDQAPKRPKVSSSIEETKQRPFSEVVKDNLLYALIDETTNSGKVVLQKWGQVEAKLSKLVLEKHVVGAQGGTLPSFDSAGVLRGCRVIKCDDDWSRVVLERCVAEISSTLEGSKLKLIPAKDIPCPPRARIWLPVMDLSGAEVLKYLKSHNPAMPMDDWAIVKAEKPQKSSMSFVLQINDECLPILKQHDNKMRQQ; from the exons ATGAATACacaaaaaaacgaacaaaacaaaaaatttgtgccGCGCTGCGACACAATACCATCCTCCGAGGAGGATACCCTGCTAGCCTCTAGTCAAGATACGGCTGAGTCAGCAAAGAGTAAGGGAAGTACCAGCCATAGCACACCCTTACtaagcaagcaacaacaacaacaaaaagttctACCACAAACCTCGAAAAAGGCGGCGGACGGCACTCAGAGAGAGAGTCAGGCCGCTAGAAAACACAAATCCGAGGGTGCCCTCATGAAGTCGCGCTACACGAAGGCGAGGTTCATTCTAAGCAAGATTGCCAAAAATGAACTCGCTGGAGCGACTGACGAGCGCGACGCGGCCGACAAACTGAAATACCAGCAGGTGGTTAAGGAGTACGAAGACTTCTTATCCAACAAACCCAAGGAGGACAACAAGAAAAAAGGCGATGCGATGAAAAGGAACAGGTCACAGGACGTGATCGACCAGGCACCGAAGAGACCTAAGGTGTCCAGCAGCATCGAAGAAACAAAGCAACGACCGTTCAGTGAGGTGGTTAAGGATAACCTCCTATATGCACTGATCGACGAGACCACAAACAGTGGCAAAGTGGTCCTGCAGAAGTGGGGGCAAGTTGAGGCCAAACTGTCCAAGCTCGTGTTAGAGAAGCATGTGGTTGGAGCACAGGGCGGAACTCTCCCTTCCTTCGATTCTGCAGGAGTACTTCGCGGCTGTAGGGTTATCAAGTGCGACGACGACTGGTCAAGGGTTGTCCTAGAAAGGTGTGTTGCTGAGATCAGCAGCACACTGGAAGGCTCAAAACTTAAGCTTATTCCGGCCAAGGACATCCCCTGCCCTCCTCGCGCTCGCATTTGGCTGCCGGTGATGGACTTGAGCGGTGCAGAAGTGCTGAAGTACCTGAAGTCACACAACCCTGCGATGCCGATGGACGACTGGGCAATCGTGAAGGCAGAAAAACCGCAAAAGAGCAGCATGTCATTCGTTCTGCAGATTAACGATGAGTGCCTGCCAATACTAAAACAACACGACAACAAAATGCG acagcaatga